One genomic segment of Cellulophaga sp. HaHaR_3_176 includes these proteins:
- a CDS encoding phosphoribosylaminoimidazolesuccinocarboxamide synthase, with product MEKQFKTKTGFCHILPDKIILTRDGIIGNVAKVAVGKSITRVLIIYGGISAFLLYSAFDSFQTGQVPISIFYSIISLFLMYGIFKSINNSATPVIERKDIKSIKFKKAIFGITRSRFEVLFKDEKGKIKKRIIMLPGSMKNGTKETEKAKKILKEEKLLNE from the coding sequence ATGGAAAAACAATTTAAAACTAAAACAGGATTTTGTCATATTTTACCAGATAAAATTATACTCACAAGAGATGGAATTATTGGAAATGTAGCAAAAGTGGCTGTTGGAAAAAGCATCACTCGAGTTTTAATAATTTATGGAGGAATTTCCGCTTTCTTACTTTATTCAGCATTTGATAGCTTTCAAACAGGTCAAGTTCCGATATCAATATTTTATTCAATAATTAGTTTATTTCTTATGTATGGAATCTTTAAAAGCATTAATAATTCTGCAACACCAGTAATTGAACGAAAAGATATTAAGAGTATCAAATTTAAAAAAGCAATATTCGGAATAACGCGTTCTAGATTTGAAGTCCTTTTTAAAGACGAAAAAGGAAAAATTAAGAAACGTATAATAATGTTACCAGGTTCAATGAAAAATGGCACAAAAGAAACCGAAAAAGCAAAAAAAATATTGAAAGAAGAGAAATTATTAAATGAATAA